The following are encoded together in the Bacillota bacterium genome:
- a CDS encoding archease, producing MPSGWRWLEHTADVGLEVEAGDLPSLFAALGEATLALLLERPPHRPRRGRGERALQLEAPDLEGLVVRWVDELLYLVQTRSFVPARWRLEVTPGEGEAPWRLAARLEGVPLEPGRMGFRGEVKAATRHRLLAGREAPDGRWRVRLYLDV from the coding sequence CTGCCGAGCGGCTGGAGGTGGCTCGAGCATACCGCCGACGTGGGGCTGGAGGTGGAGGCGGGGGACCTGCCCTCGCTCTTCGCCGCGCTGGGCGAGGCGACGCTGGCGCTCCTCCTGGAAAGGCCGCCGCACCGCCCGCGCCGCGGGCGCGGGGAGCGCGCGCTCCAGCTGGAGGCGCCCGACCTGGAGGGGCTGGTGGTCCGCTGGGTGGACGAGCTGCTCTACCTGGTCCAGACGCGCTCCTTCGTCCCCGCCCGCTGGCGCCTGGAGGTGACGCCGGGCGAGGGGGAGGCGCCATGGCGCCTGGCGGCGCGCCTGGAGGGCGTGCCGCTGGAGCCGGGGCGCATGGGCTTCCGCGGCGAGGTGAAGGCGGCCACACGCCACCGTCTGCTCGCCGGCCGCGAGGCGCCGGACGGCCGCTGGCGGGTGCGCCTCTACCTTGACGTCTGA